The Anolis sagrei isolate rAnoSag1 chromosome Y, rAnoSag1.mat, whole genome shotgun sequence genome contains a region encoding:
- the LOC132780586 gene encoding phospholipase A2 inhibitor gamma subunit B-like has translation MKAILIFSLICVCISIIHGENNYITCASCDLGDTKCENCTGAACVTIHQLSGSSNGHYRGCSNQTLCEEVAFTLTPADKKQIQSSSACCATDLCNQNLTLSSPPVGTVENGVNCPVCENYNSLQVCQANTHLACRGAEQKCITLEGKTKDGKGNFTFQGCATENACKLMVDDLVPFKDKIYTLSKNATCTDRGTLAAISSPMVLFPVVVGFLLANVRS, from the exons ATGAAGGCAATCCTGATCTTCTCCCTCATTTGTGTTTGCATCTCCATCATTCATG GAGAAAATAATTATATAACATGTGCTTCATGTGATCTGGGAGACACCAAATGCGAAAATTGTACAGGAGCGGCCTGCGTCACTATCCATCAGTTAA GTGGAAGCAGCAATGGACACTATAGAGGGTGCAGTAATCAAACTCTGTGTGAAGAAGTTGCCTTCACTTTGACTCCTGCTGATAAAAAGCAAATCCAGAGCAGCTCAGCCTGTTGCGCAACTGACTTGTGCAATCAAAACCTGACACTCAGTT CACCTCCTGTTGGTACTGTTGAAAATGGAGTGAATTGCCCAGTGTGTGAGAATTACAATAGCCTCCAGGTGTGCCAAGCCAATACACACCTTGCCTGCCGAGGAGCCGAACAGAAGTGCATTACTCTTGAAGGGAAAACAAAAG ATGGAAAGGGCAACTTCACCTTCCAAGGCTGTGCAACGGAAAATGCCTGCAAACTGATGGTAGATGACCTTGTGCCCTTCAAAGACAAGATCTATACGTTGTCCAAGAATGCAACGTGCACCGACAGAGGAACCCTGGCAGCAATCTCTTCTCCAATGGTCCTATTTCCTGTGGTTGTTGGATTCCTCTTAGCAAATGTCCGTTCTTAA